One Bacillus amyloliquefaciens DSM 7 = ATCC 23350 DNA window includes the following coding sequences:
- a CDS encoding YjcZ family sporulation protein yields the protein MGGGYSNGFALLVVLFILLVIVGAAYIC from the coding sequence ATGGGCGGAGGATATTCAAACGGTTTTGCGCTGCTCGTAGTACTGTTCATTTTGCTTGTTATTGTAGGGGCAGCTTACATTTGCTAA